One Dromiciops gliroides isolate mDroGli1 chromosome 3, mDroGli1.pri, whole genome shotgun sequence DNA segment encodes these proteins:
- the CHPF gene encoding chondroitin sulfate synthase 2: protein MRASLLLSVLRPAGPVAVGISLGFTLSLLSVTWVEEPCGPGPPRPGDPDLPLRGYTNAARRPNSVQTSPDRERPEDTESWEPRVVPYRPTHSSQITKKAVRTRYISTELGIRQRLLVAVLTSQDTLPSLGVAVNRTLGHWLEQVVFLTGTKSRREPPGMAVMALGEERPIGQLHLALRHLLEKYGEDFDWFFLVPDTTYTEAHRLARLTGHLSLATASHLYLGRPEDFIGGESTPGRYCHSGFGILLSRMLLQQLQPHLESCRNDIVSSRPDEWLGRCILDATGVSCTGEHQGVHYNYLELGGAGEAVQEGDPHFQSALTAHPVRDPVHMYKLHKAFTRAELERTYQEIQELQLEIQNTSRLSVDGEQEAAWPLGIPAPFRPSSRFEVLNWDYFTEQHAFSCADGSPSCPLRGADRDDVADVLGAAVEELNRRYHPALQLRKQQLLNGYRRFDPTRGMEYTLDLELEALTAEGARQHLTRRVQLLRPLSRVEILPVPYVTEASRLTVLLPLAAADLDLAPHFLEAFAAAALQPGDTAVALTLLLLYEPQQAQDVTHADIFASVKSRVAELEQRYPGSQVPWLSVQTAAPSTLRLLDLLSKKHPLDTLFLLAGPATVLTSDFLNRCRMHAIAGWQAFFPMHFQAFHPAVAPPQGPGPPELGRDTGHFDRHMASEACFYNSDYVAARRQLAKAWEQEEELVEGLDLYELFLKFSGLHVLRAVEPALLQPYRHQPCGAQLSENLYRHCRRSVLQGLGSRSQLAMLLFEQEQGNST from the exons ATGCGGGCTTCGCTGTTGCTGTCGGTGCTGCGGCCCGCGGGGCCCGTGGCCGTGGGCATCTCTCTGGGCTTTACCCTGAGCCTGCTCAGCGTCACCTGGGTGGAGGAGCCCTGCGGCCCCGGTCCTCCCCGCCCCGGGGACCCCGACCTACCCCTCCGCGGTTACACCAACGCAGCCCGCCGGCCCAACTCGGTGCAGACCAGCCCCGATCGCGAGCGGCCAGAGGACACGGAGAGCTGGGAACCCCGCGTGGTGCCCTACCGCCCCACGCACTCTAGCCAGATCACCAAGAAAGCAGTCAG GACCCGATACATCAGCACAGAGCTAGGCATCCGGCAGAGGCTGCTGGTGGCTGTGCTCACCTCCCAGGATACCCTGCCCTCGCTGGGCGTGGCAGTGAACCGAACACTTGGACATTGGCTGGAGCAGGTGGTGTTCCTGACTGGCACGAAGAGCCGCAGGGAACCCCCCGGCATGGCGGTGATGGCACTGGGAGAGGAGCGGCCTATTGGGCAGCTGCACCTGGCCCTTCGGCACCTCTTGGAGAAGTATGGGGAAGATTTTGACTGGTTCTTCTTGGTGCCGGATACCACCTATACAGAGGCCCACAGGCTAGCCCGGCTGACTGGCCACCTCAGCCTGGCCACAGCTTCCCATCTCTACCTGGGTCGGCCTGAAGACTTCATCGGGGGAGAATCCACTCCAGGTCGATACTGCCACAGTGGCTTCGGGATACTGTTATCCCGCATGCTCCTGCAGCAACTACAGCCACACTTGGAGAGCTGCCGAAATGACATTGTCAGCTCTCGGCCTGATGAATGGCTGGGCCGCTGTATCCTTGATGCCACCGGGGTCAGCTGTACAGGCGAGCACCAG GGCGTGCACTATAACTACCTGGAACTGGGCGGTGCAGGGGAGGCGGTGCAGGAGGGGGATCCCCACTTCCAGAGTGCCCTGACTGCCCACCCTGTACGGGACCCCGTGCACATGTACAAGCTGCACAAGGCTTTCACACGAGCTGAACTGGAGCGCACCTACCAGGAGATCCAAGAGCTGCAG CTGGAAATCCAGAACACAAGCCGGCTCTCTGTGGATGGGGAACAGGAGGCAGCCTGGCCTTTAGGCATCCCAGCTCCATTCCGTCCATCCTCTCGATTCGAGGTGCTGAACTGGGACTACTTTACGGAGCAGCATGCTTTCTCCTGCGCAGATGGGTCTCCCAGCTGCCCTCTGCGAGGAGCTGACCGAGATGACGTGGCCGACGTGCTGGGCGCTGCCGTCGAAGAGCTAAACCGCCGCTACCACCCAGCTCTGCAGCTTCGCAAGCAACAGCTGCTCAACGGCTACCGCCGCTTTGACCCCACCCGGGGCATGGAGTACacgctggacttggagttggaggCACTAACCGCAGAGGGGGCCCGCCAGCACCTCACCCGCCGAGTCCAGCTCTTGAGGCCCCTGAGCCGGGTGGAAATCCTGCCGGTGCCCTACGTGACCGAGGCATCGCGCCTCACCGTGCTGCTGCCACTGGCAGCAGCGGATCTTGACTTGGCACCTCACTTCCTGGAGGCCTTCGCTGCTGCTGCCCTGCAGCCGGGGGATACTGCCGTGGCATTGACCCTGCTCCTGCTCTATGAGCCGCAGCAAGCTCAGGACGTGACCCACGCCGACATCTTTGCATCGGTAAAGAGCCGCGTGGCGGAGCTGGAACAACGCTACCCCGGCTCCCAGGTGCCCTGGCTCAGTGTGCAGACAGCCGCCCCATCCACCCTCCGCCTGCTCGACCTGCTTTCCAAGAAGCACCCGCTGGACACGCTCTTCCTGCTGGCCGGGCCGGCCACGGTCCTCACTTCTGATTTCCTGAACCGCTGCCGGATGCATGCAATCGCGGGCTGGCAGGCCTTCTTCCCCATGCACTTCCAAGCCTTCCATCCAGCCGTGGCCCCCCCACAGGGCCCGGGGCCCCCTGAGCTGGGCCGGGACACGGGTCACTTTGACCGCCACATGGCCAGCGAAGCCTGCTTCTACAACTCTGACTATGTGGCGGCCCGAAGGCAGCTCGCAAAGGCCTGGGAGCAGGAAGAGGAGCTTGTAGAGGGCCTAGATCTATATGAACTCTTCCTGAAGTTCTCCGGCCTGCATGTGCTGCGGGCTGTGGAGCCTGCCCTGCTGCAGCCTTACCGACACCAGCCCTGCGGGGCTCAACTCAGTGAGAACCTCTATCGCCACTGCCGCCGGAGTGTCCTGCAGGGCCTGGGCTCCCGATCTCAGCTAGCCATGCTGCTCTTTGAACAAGAGCAAGGCAATAGCACCTGA
- the TMEM198 gene encoding transmembrane protein 198: MSGTVETLRFQLLPPEPDEPLWGIPCEQPLERRYQALPSLVCTMCCLFGVVYCFFGYRCFKAVLFLTGLLFGSVVIFLLCYRERVLETQLNAGASAGIALGIGLLCGLVAMLVRSVGLFLVGLLLGLLLGAAALMGSGPFYQPGSVWGPLGLLLGGGLLFALLTLRWPRPFTTLATAVAGAALIAAAADYFAELLLLGRYAAERLRAAPVPPLCWRSWALLAIWPLLSLMGVLVQWRVTAEGDSHTEVVISRQQRRVQLMRIRQREERKEKRRRKRPPRAPSRGSRPPPKPGPPDSGYRRRPVPVKRFNGDVLSPSYIQSFRDRQTGSSLSSFVAPPVDLDYECGSTVPLTAGSGPPVRV, translated from the exons ATGTCCGGCACTGTGGAGACACTACGGTTCCAGCTGCTGCCCCCTGAACCAGATGAACCTCTCTGGGGCATTCCCTGTGAGCAACCCCTGGAGCGGAGGTACCAGGCGCTGCCCTCCCTCGTCTGCACTATGTGCTGCCTCTTCGGTGTTGTCTACTGCTTCTTTG GTTATCGCTGCTTCAAGGCTGTGCTTTTTCTCACGGGACTCCTGTTCGGTTCAGTGGTCATCTTCCTGCTCTGCTACCGAGAGCGGGTGCTGGAGACGCAGCTGAACGCTGGGGCAAGTGCGGGCATTGCCCTGGGCATTGGCCTGCTGTGCGGGCTGGTGGCCATGCTGGTGCGCAGCGTGGGGCTCTTCCTGGTTGGGCTGCTGCTCGGGCTGCTGCTGGGGGCAGCTGCCCTGATGGGTTCTGGCCCCTTCTACCAGCCGGGCTCGGTGTGGGGGCCCCTGGGGCTGTTGCTGGGAGGGGGCTTGCTGTTCGCGTTGCTCACGCTGCGCTGGCCTCGCCCCTTCACCACTCTAGCCACTGCCGTAGCCGGGGCTGCCCTCATTGCCGCTGCCGCCGACTACTTTGCAGAACTGTTGCTGTTGGGCCGCTACGCTGCGGAGAGGCTCCGGGCTGCTCCGGTACCTCCACTTTGCTGGCGGAGCTGGGCCCTGCTAGCCATCTGGCCTCTGCTCAGCCTGATGGGCGTCTTGGTACAGTGGAGAGTCACAGCTGAGGGGGACTCACACACGGAGG TGGTGATTAGCCGGCAGCAGCGACGGGTACAGTTGATGCGAATTCGGCAGCGTGAGGAGCGGAAGGAGAAGCGAAGGAGGAAGAGACCCCCTCGGGCTCCTTCTCGGGGCTCCCGGCCCCCACCAAAACCTGGCCCTCCTGACTCTGGCTATAGGCGAAGGCCTGTGCCCGTCAAACGTTTCAATGGAGATGTGCTCTCCCCT AGCTACATTCAGAGTTTTCGGGACCGGCAGACAGGGAGTTCTCTGAGCAGTTTTGTGGCACCCCCAGTAGACCTGGATTATGAATGTGGTTCCACAGTGCCGTTGACAGCTGGCTCAGGACCCCCTGTTCGAGTATAG